The region GGTCGCGCGCAGCGAGATCTCGGACCCGGCCGTCAGCGAGCCGGTGCTGCCGGTCGCACCGCCGTAGCCGACGGAGACGATGTCGGCCTGGACGGAGTCGTCGGCGGCGTCCGTCGGAATGCCCGAGGTCATGACGCCCTCGAAGAAGGACCCGATGGAGCCGTTGCTGTTGTCGCCGCCGGTGCCCAGGACGATCGCGCCCTCCTGATGCATGGGCGAGTAACCACTGGTGGTGGGTTCACCCCCGGAATAAGTGGTCGTGAGACCGCCCGATTGGGCGTTGCCGTATTTCAGCGCGAAATGGTTCTGACCGTTGTTCTTCAGCAAAGCGGTCACGAACGGCATCGACCCGGTGCCGGTGTTCGACGTGTTCTTGCTGTAGCCGGAGTCCGACTGGAACAGTCCGTTCTCCAGATCGGCCTGCACCCAGGGGCCCTGGCCGTAACAGGGCGAGAACCAGCACTCGGTGCCGAAGTTGATCGCGTCCATGTGGCCGTTGCCGGTGTCCTGGTTGTTGGTCTCGGCGTTGCCGTAGTCGAAGCAGCAGCTGCCGTTCACATGGGTGCCGGAGGTCACCATGTACATCCCCTCGGCCGCCCCGTTGGTGGCCACGCCCGAGGTGGAGTTGTCCCGGTAGCCCATGCCGGCCGAGATCTCCAGGCCGTAGACCTGGTGGCCGCCGACGGTCACCGGCAGCGCGTCCGCGGGCGCCCCGACATCGGCCGCGCCCGCCCCGCCCGCGCCCTCGACGGTGAGGTCGTTGTGGCGCGCGGACTGGTCGTAGATCTTGGTGATGATGCAGGTGGTGCCGGAGCAGAAGGAGTCCTGTGCCGCCGCGTTCGCGTACCCGCCGGCCGCCAGGAGACCGATGTTCGCGGTGGCGCTGTCGGAGGCGCGCTGCACCTGGTAGAGCGAGCCGTTGTACGACGAGTAGAGCGCTCTGACGAGGCTGTGCGCGGCGACACAGGGTGTGCCCGCGGCGGCGTAGACGTCACAGGGCAGCGATCCCGCGGCGGTGGCCGCCGGGGTGCCGACGGCGAGCGCGACGACGGCCGCCAGCACCGACAGCACGGCCAATACGGCGCTTCTCGGGCGCGACGATCTTGGTAACACCATGCACCTCTTCCGTTCCTGGTAGGACAGTGCGGGTGCCCGGTCGAAATACCGGACATTGTTCGATCGAAATACCGAACCATTCCCGGTCGAAATGCCGAACGTTTGCGAATATCGACTCGACACAGGAACGGCAAAGGCGATCGCGGAATGTCGAGGCGATTGTTTGCCCGGAGTCAAGGGCCGTCAAGACGCGCGGAGTCGAACCATGGAGAGTTTTTAACGACCGGCGAAGTGCGCACCACGACGGGTCACATGCCTTCCCCCGCCTTACGCTGGGCCCCGTGAACGAGATGCCCCGGGACCACCGGCCCACGAAGTCCGTGCGTGTCCTGCTTGCCGAGGATCAGGGAATGATGCGGGGCGCGCTCGCCCTGTTGCTGGGGATGGAGCCGGACATCGAGGTCGTCGCCCAGGTCGCGGCGGGCGACGCCATCGTGGACGCGGCGCTGACGCACCGCCCGGACGTGGCCCTGCTGGACATCGAGCTGCCCGGGATGAGCGGCCTGGACGCCGCCGCCGTACTGCGCGAAGAGGCGCCCGACTGCCGGGTGTTGATCCTCACCACCTTCGGTCGGCCCGGGTATCTGCGGCGCGCGATGGAGGCGGGCGCCGCCGGGTTCCTGGTCAAGGACGGCCCCGTGGAGGACCTCGCCGAGGCGATCCGGCGAGTGCTGACCGGCGAGACGGTCATCGACCCGGCGCTCGCCGCCGCCGCGTTGAGCGCCGGGCCCAATCCGCTCACCGCCCGTGAGTGCGACGTCCTGAAGGCCTCGGTGGACGGCGCCACCGTCGCCGACATCGCCTCCAAGCTCCACCTCTCCGAGTCGACCGTCCGCAACTACCTTTCCTCCGCGATCGGCAAGACGAGCACCCGCAACCGCATGGAGGCGATGCGGGAGGCCCGCCAACAGGGCTGGCTGTGACCGCCGGCCGCCCGGCTCACCGCGCGCGAATCTCCTACTTCGTCACCGCCACCGCCTTGAAGGTCCTTCCCTCCGGTCCCAGGCACACGAACCAGTCGGACCGGGAACCGTCCGCCGGGCGGATCGCATCCTCGAAGTCCCCGACGATGCCCGTGCCCGGGGCGGGCCTCGACGCCGCGGTCGTCGTGCCGTCGTCCCAGGTGCAGGTGACCTCCTGGGCGGTCGTGGCGATCTGACCGACCACGAGCCGCTGGTCGGTCCCGCTCGTCGCCGTCCTGCTGGTATCCAAGGGCATCGCGCCGGACTTGAGGTCCGTGCCCGCCATGGTGTCTCCCTTCTCGAACGCCCCCAGCAACTTGATCGACGTCTTGTCGTCCAAGGTCAGGCGGACGAAGTACGAGCTCTTGCCGATGAGCTCGGAGGCATTGCGCACGTTCACCCACGGCTTGCCGAGCCCGGACTCGGTCATCGCGTCCAGTTGCCCCTGCGCCTCCGCCTTGTTCCGGGGCGCTCCCCAGACGTCGATGACGACCTTCCACTTCTTGCCGTGCTCGGTTCCCCTCGCCAGGTCGCTGCGCTGCGGCTCGTACAGATGCCGCTCGTCGCTCACCGGCGGCCGCGTCGCCGCCGGCGCGACCTTCTGCGCGTCGCCGCCCGTCACCCCGGCCAGTGCCAACGTCCCCGTCGAACCGGCGATCACCAGCGCCGCCGCTGCCGCCAGTGCCCAGCGGCGGGCCTTGCGGCGGCGGCCACCGCGGACCACCGCCTGGTAGGGGGCTATGCCGATCTCCGCCTCGTCCGCGGCCTCGGCCAGCAGGAAGGCGATGTCCCTGTGTGTCATGTCGTGGTTCGTCTCCCGGTCCGCGCTCATCACTTCCGCCCTCCGTGCGTCACCATGTCCGCCAGGCCCGGTATGGCGCGCAGCTTCGAGATCCCCTTCGCCGCGTTGCTCTTCACCGCGCCCACCGAACAGCCCATCGCCTCCGCCGCCTGGCTCTCGCTCAGGTCCTCCCAGTACCGCAGGACCACCGCCTCGCGCTGGCGCGGCGGCAGTTGGACGAGCGCCGTCAGCAGGGCGCTGCGGTCGTCGGCCTGGGCGATCCGGTCACCTTGGTCGGGCAGCTCGTGCGTGAGCCCCGAGTCGTCCTTCGGCGCCAGGAACTCCTTGAGCCTTCTGCGGTGTTTCCGGGCATGCGCGTTGATCATCACGCGCCGTACGTAGGCCTCCGGATCGTCGGCCGCGCCGACCCTGCGCCAGGCCACATAGACCTGCTCCAGCGTCGTCTGGACCAGGTCCTCGGCGGCGTGCTGCTCCCCCGTAAGGAGAAATGCCGTACGCATCAACCGCGGCCAGCGGCCGATGACAAAGCGCTGGAACTCCTCGTCCCGAGCCTGCTTCCGATCCCCCATGGGCACCTCCTAGATGTACAAAGGAGTCCACGAGGACCGGATTTCGTTGCCTCGACGGCAGGAGATCTTCGGCGGCCTCAGCGGGCGGAGATCCTCGAGGGCAGCCACAGCAGCATCAGCACCGCCCCGCCGAGCAGTACGTACCCGCCCGTACGGAAGACCAGCGCGTATCCCTCCGTCAGCGCCTGGGCCGACGAGCCGCTCCCCGTACGCGAGGCCGCGATGGTCGACATGACGGCGAGTCCGAGTGAACCGCCCATCGTGCGCGAGGTGTTGACCAGCCCGGACACCAGACCGGCGTCCCCCGGCGCCGCGCCCGAGGTCGCGAGCGAGGCGAGCGGGGTGGCGGCCAGCCCCGCGCCCGCCATCATCAGGATCCCGGGGAACATGATCGCCGTCAGGTAGGAGCCGTCGGCCGTCATCGTCGACTGCCAGCCGAAGCCCGCCGCGGCGACCAGCGAACCGATGACGGCCACGTTGCGCGCCCCGACCACCGGCATGAGCCGCGGTGCGAGCTTCGAGCCGAGGACCACCGCGAGCGAGCTCGGCACCAGCGCCAGCCCGGCGCCCAGCGGCGAGTAGCCGAGCACGTTCTGCGCGTACAGCGTCATGAAGAACCACATGCAGAACATCGCGGAGCCGCACACGAACATGGCCGCGTTCGCCGACGCCACCGCCCGCACACCGAGCAGGCGCAGCGGCATCAGCGGCACCCGCGTCCGCGCCTCGACCAGGAGGAACAGGCCGATCAGCGCGAGCCCGGCACACAGCGGTACGAGCGTCGCGGCCGCCGCCCACCCCTCCGCCTCGGTCTGCACGATCCCGTACGCGAGGGTCGCGAGCCCCGCCGTCACCAGCAGCGCGCCCGGCAGATCGAGCCGCCGCCCGTCCCCGGCCCGGCTCTCCACGAGCCACCGTGCGGCGCCCGCCAGCACCACCGCGCCCACCGGCACGTTGATCAGCAGCACCCACCGCCACGACAGCCCGTCCACCAGCAGCCCGCCGACCAGACCGCCGGCCGCCCCGCCCCCGGCGCCGACCGCCGTCCAGGTCGCGATGGCCCGTGCGCGGGCGGCACCCTCCGGGACCGCCGAGGTGAGGATCGTCAGCGTCGAGGGCGCGAGCACCGCCGCTCCGAGCCCCTGCGCGGCCCTCGCGACCAGCAGCTGCCAGCCCGCCTGGGCGAGCCCGCCGCCCAGCGAGGCCACCGTGAACAGCGCGAGCCCGACCAGGAACATCCGCTTGCGCCCGTACAGGTCACCGGCCCGCCCGCCGAGCAGCATGAACCCGGCGAAGGCGATCGCGTACGCGTTGACCACCCACTGCAGCCCCGGCGCGCTCAGCCCCAGGTCGGTCCGCATGGACGGCAGCGCCACGTTCACGACGGACACGTCGAGCACCACGAGGAACTGTCCGGCGCAGGCGAGCGCCACCACCAGCCAGGTGGGCGGCGCGACGCGAGCGGATATTCGGGTGTGTTCCGCGGCTCGAAGCATGAGTGTCATGCTCTCAACCGCCCTACGGTCCTTGCATCGGGATTTCGCCGCACTCGCCCTGGGCCACGGGACCTAGGCCACCCTGGGCCACTGGACCTAGGCCCGGCCGCGTCGGTCGGGCGGTGGCTCAGCCCGCCGCCCGTAGCAGCGTGACCACCGCCGCCCCGCCCAGCCCGATGTTGTGGGCGAGCCCGACCCGTGCGCCCGGTACCTGCCGGGGTCCCGCCTCGCCCCTCAACTGCCACACCAGCTCGGCCACTTGGGCGATCCCGGTCGCCCCCAGCGGATGCCCCTTGGAGATCAGCCCGCCGGACGGGTTCACGACCCACCGCCCGCCGTACGTCGTGGCCCTCGACTCGACGAGCTTGCCGGACTCCCCCTCCTCGCACATCCCGAGCGCCTCGTACGTCAGCAGCTCGTTGATGGAGAAGCAGTCGTGCAGTTCCACGACGTCCACGTCGTCGATGCCGAGTCCCGACCGCTCGTACACCTGGCGCGCGGCCTCCCGCGACATCGGCTGTCCGACGACGTCGACGCAGGAGCCGGACGCGAAGGACTCCTCGGTGTCGGTGGTCATGGCCTGCGCGACGATCTCGACGGCCTGGCGCGCCGGCGCGTGCCGCTCCAGGAACCGTTCGGACACCACGACCGCGGCGGCGGCCCCGTCCGAGGTGGGCGAGCACTGGAGTTTCGTCAGCGGCCGGTGCACGACCCGGCTGGCGAGGATCTCGTCGACCCCGTACACGTCCTGGAACTGGGCGTACGGATTGTTCGCCGAGTGGCGGTGGTTCTTGGCCCCGACGGCGGCGAGCTGCGCCTCGGTGGTGCCGTACTTCTCCATGTGCTCGCGCGCCGCGTCGCCGAAGATCTGCGCGGTGGGCGGGGACATCTCGAAGCCGTGCCGGGCGGCCATGACGCCGTAGTGGCGGGCCACCGGGGACGTCGAGAAGTCTCCCCCGTCCGCACCGCCCCCCAGCGCCCCGCGCTTCATCTTCTCGAAGCCCAGCGCGAGAACGCAGTCCGCGACCCCGCCCTCGACGAACTGCCGGGCCAGCATCAGCGCGCTCGATCCGGTGGCGCAGTTGTTGTTGACGTTGTAGACGGGGACGCCGGTGAGGCCGAGTTCGTACGCGGCGCGCTGGCCGGCGGTCGAGGGCTGGAAGCAGTAGCCGACAGGAACCTGTTCCACCTCGGCGTACGTGATCCCGGCGTCCGCGAGAGCGGCACTCCCCGCCTCCCGTGCCATGTCCCAGTACTGCCATTCACGGGTCTCGGGCTTCTCGAACCTGGTCATCCCGACCCCGGCGACGTAGGCCTTCATGGCGCGCAGACTAGAACACGTTTCATTTACCCACCAGGTCTGATGCCGGGTCAGTTCTTCATGGGAAGGTCAAGATTTTGTTAGTACGCCGAAGCATCGGAATAGTTGCCTGGGCGCACCGGGTTCGACATGCACGTATCCCGCACGCGCTCCCGCACGGATCGCCCACCGCTCTTCTCCTCCTTCTTCCTCCCTCTCTCTTTTGGCCTGGAGGCCTCACGCAATGACGCACACGACGACCGACCAGCCCACCCGGAGGCCCGGCGGCGCGATCGTGCCGGTACTGGCCTTCGCGGGCATCGTTGTCGCGGTGATGCAGACCCTGCTCGTTCCGGTCATCAAGGACCTGCCGGAGCTGCTGGGCACCGCACCCAGCAACGCCACCTGGGTGATGACCTCGACGCTGCTCGCGGGAGCCGTGGCCACGCCGATCATGGGTCGGCTCGGTGACCTCTACGGCAAGCGGCGGATGCTGCTCGCGAGCCTGTCCGTGATGGTCGTCGGCTCGCTCATAGCCGGTTTCACCAGCGCACTGCTGGTGATGATCGTCGGACGCGCCCTGCAGGGCTTCGCCATGGGCGCGATCCCGCTCGGCATCGGCCTGATGCGCGACATGCTGCCCCGGGAGAAGCTCGGCGAGGCGATGGCCCTCATGAGCTCCTCCATCGGCGTCGGCGGCGGACTCGCGCTGCCGGTCGCGGCCCTGGTCGCGCAGCACGCCGACTGGCACGCCCTCTTCTTCCTCGCCGCCGGTCTCGGCGCCGTCGCGATCATTCTGACCCTCGTCGCCGTACCGGAGTCCCCGATGCGGGCCGAGGGCACCTTCGACGGTCTGGGCGCGGCGGGCCTGTCCGCGGGCCTCGTCCTCTTCCTGCTGCCGATCACCAAGGGCAGCGACTGGGGCTGGACCTCGACCACCACGCTCGGCCTGTTCGCCGCGTCGGCCGTCGTCCTGCTCCTGTGGGGCGTGATGGAACTGCGCGTGAAGGCGCCGCTGGTCGACCTGCGCACCACCGCCCGCCGCTCGGTGCTCTTCACCAACCTCGCCTCGATCATGGTCGGCGTCTCCTTCTACGTCGTCTCGCTCGTCCTGCCGCAGCTGCTCCAGCTGCCGAAGGCCACCGGCTACGGCCTCGGCCAGTCGATGGTGGTCGCGGGTCTGTGCGTGGCGCCGCTCGGCCTGACGATGATGTTCACCGCGCCGGTCTACGCCCGGATCTCCGCCAAGTACGGCCCCAAGGTCACCCTGATCCTCGGCATGCTGATCATCGCGATCGGCTACGGCGCCGGCCTCGGTCTGATGAGCGCCGCCTGGCAGACCATCGTGATCTCGGTGGTCCTGGGCGCGGGCATCGGCCTCGCCTACTCCTCGCTGCCCGCGCTGATCGTCGGCTCCGTCCCGGCCTCGGAGACGGGCGCGGCCAACGGCCTCAACACCCTGATGCGCTCGATCGGCACCTCGGTCTCCAGCGCCGTCATCGGCATGGTCCTCGCCAACACCGCGAACAACGTCGGCGGCCTCGAGATCCCCACCATGCACGGCTTCCGGGTCTCCTTCCTGATCGCCACCGGCGCGGTCGCCATCGGTCTGCTCTTCGCCCTGCTGCTGCCGGGCCGGCGCCCGGCGACCAAGCCGCAGCTGCGCGCGAGCAGCGAGGAGGACGCGGCCCTGGAGCGCGCCCAAGAGGTGCTCCGCGGCTTCCGCGGCCGGGTGCTGGACGCCGACGGCGGCACGGTCGCCCGTGCCAAGGTCACCCTGATCGACCGGCGCGGCCGCCAGGCGGGCGCCACGCTCTCCGAGGCGGACGGCAGCTACGTGCTCGCCGTGCCCGCCGAGGGCGCGTACGTCCTCGCCGCCAGGGCACCGGGCCACGGCCCGCTCGCCTCCTCGGCGACCCACTCCGGCGACGACCGCCCCGTCGAGCTGGACCTCGCGCTGCCGAGCGAGACCGTTCCGGCCCAGGCCTGATCCGAAGGGCCTGATCCGAACGACGGGCCCTGGGGCCCGGCCCCTGCGCACCACACCCCCGTCGCCGCTGCGGCGGGGGTGTGGTGCACCATGGGGCGCTCACAGGCACGTACACCAGGCACGTGCACCCGGACCCGCACAGGCGGACGTGCGACGCTGCCGTTCGCACCCGATGGAGGACCCCCGATGCAGGACCCCATGCCCGCGGCACCCAAGCCGGAGATCCTGGCCGCCTTCGAGGCCGCGAAGGGGTTCATGCCGCTCCGTGAGGGGCTCGCGCTGTACGAGGCCGCGGTCGAGGCGGGCCGGCTCGGACTGCCCCTGCTGGAGGTCGGCACGTACTGCGGGCGCTCCACGATCCTGCTCGCGGACGCGGCGCGCGCGGCCGGGGTGACGGCGATCACCGTCGACCACCACCGGGGCAGCGAGGAGCAGCAGCCCGGGTGGGAGTACCACGACCCGGCCACGGTCGACCCCGAGATCGGCCGGATGGACACCCTTCCCACCTTCCGCCGCACCCTCCACCAGGCGGGTCTGGAGGACCAGGTCGTCGCGATGGTCGGCCGTTCGCCGCAGATTGCCGCCTTCTGGCGCACGCCCCTCGCTCTCGTCTTCATCGACGGCGGCCACACGGACGAGCACGCCTCCGGCGACTACGAGGGCTGGGCGCCGCACGTCGCCGAGGGCGGCCTCCTCCTCATCCACGACGTGTTCCCCGACCCGGCCGACGAGTTCACCGGCCAGGCCCCCTACCGCGTCTACCTCCGGGCCCTGGAGTCCGGCGCGTTCACCGAGGTCTCGGCGACCGACTCACTGCGCGTCCTGCGGCGAACGGGAGCGGGGATCTGAGAGCCCGGTTAGAGTCGCTGACGTGTCGTACGTAGGTCCTGACTTCGATCCTCCCGGCCCCCGCCGCTCCCGGCGCGGGCCGATGACGGTGGCGGTCGCCGCGCTGGTGCCGGGGGCGCTGGTGGGGTGGCTGGTGTGGCAGGCCGTGGGTGACTCGGGCGGCGGGGGCAGTACGTCCGCCACCTCGACGACCTCGGCCGGCGCACCCGGGGCTTCCTCCGCGGCACCCGGATCCGCCTCCGCCGCGGCGCGGACACCGACCGCGTCCGGGACGGACGACGGGAAGCCGCCGAGCTCGACCTTCTCCGGCCCCGCCACTCCCGCGGCCTCGGACCTGCCCGCCGCCGCGGGACCCCTCAAGGGCAAGGTCGTCGTCATCGACCCGGGCCACAACCCCGGCAACTTCCAGCACGCGGCCGACATCAACCGCAAGGTGAACATCGGCACGAACTGGAAGGAGTGCGACACGACCGGCACGTCGACCAACGCGGGTTACACGGAAGCCCGGTTCACGCTCGACGTCGCCCGCCGGCTGCGTACGCTCCTGCAACAGGAGGGCGCCACGGTGAAGTTCACCCAGGACGGCGACCGTTCCTGGGGCCCGTGCGTCGACGAGCGGGCCCGCATCGGCAACGACGCGCACGCCGACGCGGTCGTCTCCATCCACGCGGACGGCTCCGCGGCCGGCAACCGCGGCTTCCACGTCATCCTCCCCGCGTCCGTGCACTCCGGCGGCGCCGACACCCGCGCGATCGTCGCCCCCTCGCGCGATCTCGGCGAGCGCATCGCGGGCAACTTCGTCCGCGACACCGGCAGCGCGCCCTCCAACTACATCGGCGGCGGCACCGGACTCGACGTCCGCAGTGATCTCGGCGGTCTCAATCTGTCAACGGTTCCGAAGGTGTTCATCGAGTGCGGCAACATGCGCGATAGCAAGGACGCCGCGTTGCTGACCAGCGGCGCATGGCGGCAGAAGGCGGCGCGTGGGATCTCTGAGGGAATCGTGAGTTTCCTGCGCGGGTAGTGGTCGGCGGATCGAACCCGACGGACACCCTGATCGGACGGGAGATAGTGTCATCCCTACGATGAGGGGCCACCCCCGCGCTTCACACCAGGGCCTTATGGCGGCATGGTGTCAGCGACGCCTCCACCGACGACGAGACGACTGACGAAGGACCTGAAGTGAATATCCGCTCCCTCACTCGAGGCGACGGCGTGGTGATCGGAGCAGCGGTATTGCTGTTCATCGCGTCGTTCCTCGACCTTTTTTCCATCGACGGGGTCTCCAGCAGTGCCAGCATCCCCAGCGCCTGGTCGAGCGGACCGGTCCTGCTGAGCGTGGTCCTGGCCGGCATCATCGGGGCCGCGCTGGTCATCGTCTCCCACGGCCTGCCGCAGGTGCCCAAGATCGTCGGGCTCGACCTCGGCCAGTTCGGCGTCGCCTTCACGGTCTTCGCCGCATGGAGTGCGCTCGGGAACGTGGTCGACCCGATCGCCGGCAGCGACGACAGTGCCATCAGCGCCGGCACCGGCCTGATCCTCGCCTTCATCGCGACGCTGATCATGGCCGGCGCCGCGATCGCCACCCCGCTCGTCCCGGCCCTGCAGGCCGCGCTCGTCCCCGCCCCCAAGCCCGCCGCCCCCCAGCCCTACGGCGCCCAGCCGCCCGGGGGTTACGGCTACCCCGGTGCCCAGCAGCCGGGTCAGGCCTTCGGCGGTCAGCCGCAGCAGGCGCAGGCGTTCGGCGCTCAGCCCAGCCAGCCGCAGCAGGCGCCGACCCCGCAACCGCAACCGCCCGCCGGTGACTTCTCGCCGTTCTGGTTCGCCGTGCCGGTGCCGCGTCCGCTGTTCGCGGAGGACGGCTCGCAGGCGCCGATCGCCGAACTCGCGCCGGGTACCTGGTACCTGGCCGTGGAGCAGCGCGGCGCGAACCTGGTGGCGCAGACGCAGGACGGCCGTCGCGGCGTGCTGCAGGACACCTCCGGGATCCAGCGGGGCTGACCTGCCGCGTCCGCTCCCGTACGGCCTTCTGCGGCCCCTCGTCCTTCCGGGCGGGGGGCCGTTGTCGTACAGTCGGCTGGCCCGCACGTGACTGACGTACCGTCAGAACCACACACCTGGAGGGTTCATGCGGCTCGGCCTCGCACTCGGCTACTGGGGGCGCGGCCCCTCCGCGGACCATTTGCCGCTCGCCCAGGAGGCGGAGCGGCTCGGCTATCACTCCGTGTGGACCGCCGAGTCCTGGGGCTCGGACGTCTTCACCCCGCTGACCTGGATCGCCGCGCACACGACCCGTATCCGGCTCGGCACGGCCGTCGCGCAGATGGCCGCCCGCTCCCCCACCACCACCGCGATGCACGCGCTCACCCTCGACCACCTCTCGGGCGGGCGCATGATGCTCGGCCTCGGGCTGTCGGGACCACAGGTCGTGGAGGGCTGGTACGGCCGTCCGTTCCCGAAGTCGCCGCTGACCGCGACCCGTGAGTACGTCGATGTCGTACGCCAAGTCCTCAGGCGCGAAGGGCCCGTCGAGCTCGACGGCCGCTTCCACCAGCACCCCTACCGCGGCGAGGACGGCACCGGGCTCGGCAAGCCGCTGAAGCCGATCACGCATCCGCTCCGCGCCGACCTGCCGATCCTGCTCGGCGCCGAGGGGCCGAAGAACATCGCGCAGACGACCCGGATCGCGGACGGCTGGCTGCCGCTGTACTGGTCGCCGAGCCGCCCAGGAGCCTACGAGGCCGCGCTGAGCGATCTGCCCGCAGGCTTCCTCGTCGCGCCCATGGCCCATGTCCGCGTCTGCGACGACGTCGCCGAAGGGCTGCTGCCCGTGAAGGCGATGCTCGGCTTCTACATCGGCGGGATGGGGCACGCGGCGCGCAACTTCCACGCCGATCTGATGGCACGGATGGGGTACGAGGAGGAGGCCCGGCTCATCCAGGAGCTGTTCCTCGCGGGACGCCGCCAGGAAGCGGTGCTCGCCGTCCCGGACGCGTTCGCCGACGAGATCTCCCTCGTCGGACCGCGTGAACGCATCGCCGAGCGGCTGGAGTTGTGGCGCAAGGGCCCGGTGACGGACCTGCTGGCCCTGTCACCGGACCCGCACACGCTACGGGTTCTCGCCGAGCTCAACTCCTAGGGAGCGGTGTTCAGCGGAAGATGGCGATCGGGTCCAGGGTCAGTTCCCCCGTCCCGCTGATCCAGGTGCGCACCTTGCCCAGGCACCGGGCCTGGAACTCCCCGGTGTAGTAGTCCTCGTTGCGGAACTCCCCGCGCCCCTCGGACCCGGCGCAGGTGATCTTCACATGCGCGGACGGTTCCCCGCTCCCGTACCGGGCGCGCAGCACCACGTCACCGCTGTCCGTACGGTGCGCGGTGAAACGGCCGGTGGCGGAGACGAACTCCGACATGACCGCGCTCAGCGGCGCCTTCCCGGGCTCGGGCCCCTCCCGCAGGCTCTTGAATGGCCTGTCCGGTGCGGCAGTGGTGCCGCACCGGACAGGCCGGGGCTCACAGGACGGGCGGAGCTCAGCCGCCGGACAGCTGCGAGGTCGACGGCACCTTGTCGGTGACCGGGGCGCCCGCGCTCTTGCCCGCGTCCTTCACCTTGTTGATGATGTCCTCGAAGGAACCCGCGGTCGCGTCCGTCGAGTCGCCCTTGCGGAGCTTGGACGGCAGGTTCTTGAGGGACTCGATGCCGGCGCTGAGCGGGGCGAGAGCCTTGGAGAGAGTGGGGTCGCCCTCGGCGTTCCTCTTCGCGGCCTTGAGCCGGTTGTACGCGAACGTGCCGGCGAGGGCCGCCTTGACCAGGGCGAGTTTGCGGCCCTTGGCGCCCTTCTTGAACTTGCCGGCCTTCCAGGGCTTCACGATCCACTGGTAGGTGGCTCCGGCGGCCAGGCCCGCGTTCGCCACGAAGCGGGTCTTGGAGAGCTTCTGTTTCTCCACGGTGCTGCTGCTGGACGGGGTGCTGCTGGACGGGGTGGCGGCCGCCACGACGGCGGCGTTGTCCTTGGTGGCGCTG is a window of Streptomyces sp. NBC_00271 DNA encoding:
- a CDS encoding N-acetylmuramoyl-L-alanine amidase is translated as MSYVGPDFDPPGPRRSRRGPMTVAVAALVPGALVGWLVWQAVGDSGGGGSTSATSTTSAGAPGASSAAPGSASAAARTPTASGTDDGKPPSSTFSGPATPAASDLPAAAGPLKGKVVVIDPGHNPGNFQHAADINRKVNIGTNWKECDTTGTSTNAGYTEARFTLDVARRLRTLLQQEGATVKFTQDGDRSWGPCVDERARIGNDAHADAVVSIHADGSAAGNRGFHVILPASVHSGGADTRAIVAPSRDLGERIAGNFVRDTGSAPSNYIGGGTGLDVRSDLGGLNLSTVPKVFIECGNMRDSKDAALLTSGAWRQKAARGISEGIVSFLRG
- a CDS encoding LLM class F420-dependent oxidoreductase produces the protein MRLGLALGYWGRGPSADHLPLAQEAERLGYHSVWTAESWGSDVFTPLTWIAAHTTRIRLGTAVAQMAARSPTTTAMHALTLDHLSGGRMMLGLGLSGPQVVEGWYGRPFPKSPLTATREYVDVVRQVLRREGPVELDGRFHQHPYRGEDGTGLGKPLKPITHPLRADLPILLGAEGPKNIAQTTRIADGWLPLYWSPSRPGAYEAALSDLPAGFLVAPMAHVRVCDDVAEGLLPVKAMLGFYIGGMGHAARNFHADLMARMGYEEEARLIQELFLAGRRQEAVLAVPDAFADEISLVGPRERIAERLELWRKGPVTDLLALSPDPHTLRVLAELNS